One segment of Sphaerodactylus townsendi isolate TG3544 linkage group LG17, MPM_Stown_v2.3, whole genome shotgun sequence DNA contains the following:
- the CERS3 gene encoding ceramide synthase 3, producing the protein MTHIVKTLNSWFWWEDVWMPRNCSWTDFEDRNGLVFPKPYHLYATIPFAFVMLILRFFLERFIAVPLASALGIKEVKRVKPQPNPTLEDYFKACTKKPSQAEIRRLAKKCNWTVHLVEKWFRRRRNLEIPTMLKKFQEACWRFSFYLFSSIGGFAILYDKPWFHDIWNVWDGYPFHSLLPSQYWYYMAEMSFYWSLVFTLGVDTKRKDFKAHLVHHFAALGLMFFSYCANYVRLGTLVMIVHDCADFWLEAAKIFNYAHWERTCSILFVIFAFIFFISRLIVFPFWIIRATAYYPVFYSQTFVIAYFLSNGQLLVLQCLHIYWSYLIFKILRKFIFIKKVKDDRSDEEEEDSLSDTEEKTIKNGSKNGCEASHALLNNNNY; encoded by the exons ATGACACACATAGTGAAAACTTTGAACAGCTGGTTTTGGTGGGAGGACGTTTGGATGCCCAGGAACTGTTCATGGACAGACTTCGAAGACCGCAATGGACTCGTCTTCCCCAAACCATACCATTTATATGCCACAATCCCCTTTGCCTTTGTGATGTTGATTCTTAGGTTCTTTCTTgaaag ATTTATCGCTGTTCCGCTGGCAAGTGCTCTGGGCATCAAGGAAGTGAAGCGCGTCAAGCCCCAGCCCAACCCCACGCTAGAAGATTATTTCAAAGCATGCACAAAAAAGCCATCACAG GCAGAGATACGTCGATTAGCCAAGAAGTGTAATTGGACTGTGCACCTGGTGGAGAAATGGTTTCGACGGCGGCGAAATCTAGAAATCCCAACTATGCTTAAGAAATTTCAAGAAGCTTG CTGGCGATTTTCATTCTATCTCTTCTCGAGCATTGGTGGATTCGCGATTCTCTACGAT aAACCCTGGTTTCATGACATTTGGAATGTTTGGGACGGCTACCCGTTTCAT TCCTTGCTTCCATCCCAGTATTGGTACTACATGGCTGAGATGAGTTTCTATTGGTCGCTGGTGTTTACCCTGGGAGTGGACACCAAGAGGAAG GACTTCAAAGCCCATCTTGTTCACCACTTCGCGGCGCTCGGCTTGATGTTTTTCTCCTACTGTGCCAATTATGTCCGCCTTGGTACACTGGTGATGATCGTCCATGACTGTGCAGACTTCTGGCTTGAG GCCGCGAAGATATTCAACTATGCTCACTGGGAGAGGACCTGCAGCATCCTCTTTGTCATCTTTGCCTTTATATTCTTCATCTCAAGACTCATTGTCTTCCCTTTCTG GATTATTCGTGCCACTGCATATTATCCTGTGTTTTATTCACAAACGTTCGTCATAGCGTATTTCTTGTCCAATGGGCAGCTGTTGGTCCTGCAATGTCTACATATCTACTGGAGCTACTTAATTTTCAAAATCCTGAGGAAATTCATTTTCATAAAG AAAGTGAAAGACGACAGGAgcgatgaagaagaggaagattccCTTAGTGACACAGAAGAGAAGACCATCAAAAATGGAAGCAAGAACGGCTGTGAGGCAAGCCACGCGCTCCTGAACAACAACAATTATTAG